The proteins below are encoded in one region of Huiozyma naganishii CBS 8797 chromosome 7, complete genome:
- the TML25 gene encoding palmitoyl-(protein) hydrolase (similar to Saccharomyces cerevisiae YLR118C; ancestral locus Anc_8.314), whose amino-acid sequence MSQLIRYGSKVKPATHTLIFMHGLGDTGEGWGFLATQLREMPEFQSMDFVFPTAPITPITANGGVPMTGWFDLLEWDPEMKKFDVAGFQKTLLTLVPKYIQKELNNGIPASNIILGGFSQGAAIALGAAACLSKKIGGFISLSGFVSPAEKELWDKLPSNDLNKTTPIFHGHGESDPVVSLKKGQEARDFMVNRLGFQNYELHTYKGLEHSMSPNELTDLVQFIKRLFQL is encoded by the coding sequence ATGTCTCAATTAATTAGATATGGTAGTAAGGTGAAGCCTGCAACACACACTTTGATATTTATGCACGGTCTAGGCGACACAGGCGAGGGTTGGGGTTTCTTAGCAACCCAATTACGTGAGATGCCTGAATTCCAATCTATGGATTTTGTGTTTCCAACGGCACCTATAACACCTATCACTGCAAACGGTGGTGTTCCAATGACTGGTTGGTTTGACCTTCTGGAATGGGATCCTgaaatgaagaaatttgaTGTTGCTGGGTTCCAAAAGACTCTGCTCACGTTGGTACCTAAATACATCCAAAAGGAGCTGAACAACGGTATTCCTGCGAGTAACATCATACTTGGTGGGTTTTCACAAGGTGCTGCCATTGCATTAGGGGCGGCTGCATGtctttccaaaaagatAGGTGGGTTCATCTCGTTGTCTGGTTTCGTTTCCCCAGCAGAGAAAGAATTATGGGACAAACTACCATCAAACGATCTGAACAAAACAACACCCATATTCCACGGGCACGGTGAGTCTGACCCTGTTgtatctttgaagaaaggCCAAGAGGCCAGGGATTTTATGGTAAATCGTCTTGGGTTCCAAAACTACGAGCTACACACTTACAAGGGACTGGAGCATTCTATGTCACCAAACGAGTTGACGGATTTGGTTCAGTTCATCAAGCGACTGTTTCAGCTGTGA
- the SRN2 gene encoding ESCRT-I subunit protein SRN2 (similar to Saccharomyces cerevisiae SRN2 (YLR119W); ancestral locus Anc_8.315), with the protein MTILPENIELLTTHELNDLLLNHNDELTKLCSKSQIGEVQRILQSVSSDKEALIALKDQFTTLEEKKIKLGNDVSELERVKMEYMKKWQDTDTLYKNAYSETAFKRALQDQVKACEEESNETESLLYSKTGKLTGNELDSWLSKFQEQRHQYHYLNEQLTTWEAQGMLKK; encoded by the coding sequence ATGACTATACTTCCCGAAAACATCGAACTGTTGACAACCCACGAGCTCAACGACCTACTTCTAAACCACAACGATGAGCTAACAAAACTCTGTTCCAAGAGCCAAATTGGGGAAGTACAACGTATTCTGCAATCGGTGAGTTCAGATAAAGAAGCATTGATAGCGTTGAAGGATCAATTTACTACGCtagaggaaaagaagataAAGCTCGGGAACGATGTATCAGAGTTAGAGAGGGTTAAGATGGAGTATATGAAGAAATGGCAAGATACGGACACGCTTTATAAAAATGCGTACAGTGAAACAGCCTTTAAGAGGGCGTTACAAGATCAAGTCAAGGCGTGTGAGGAGGAGTCTAACGAAACTGAATCGTTACTATATTCtaaaactggaaaattGACTGGGAATGAACTTGACAGCTGGCTATCTAAATTCCAGGAACAGCGACACCAATATCATTACTTGAATGAGCAGCTAACCACATGGGAGGCACAAGgaatgttgaaaaaatag
- the SAN1 gene encoding ubiquitin-protein ligase SAN1 (similar to Saccharomyces cerevisiae SAN1 (YDR143C); ancestral locus Anc_8.317) produces MDRNTGNNSQPPGDSTGSNARNDAIGDSNGNPDQNVNSTTPAPNTNNNGGTQDITVSIQYSFPLPFTLGNPHTPANAGENPNLAQNPTGPDPSTDAATTAADGASASPASASMAPDGTGPANQDSAPQMRARTIPNAALILSFRDVPNSTPRSTLENIITIATELTMRRFNDFAGHPKGISREQFEELPVLKLCELTEEQLDTGCAICFETYVEEPDIEPLEKIKEARSEEDDTVSAGIKEKKRRIVRDSETTIPTPGTGVTTGGHAAASSVTATQRTPVVDGEHQTVHRDDQNTSTEENPQTSNTNGQESLWGGNPNNQESSPEEEQPTYLHSPTKLPCGHIFGRDCIFKWSHLENSCPLCRKAIVVIDRNDASQNNPLNEANREHLFDPAIFQRLGDMLYNQNQTNGPAAPGGDANANNETTAENDANGAGTNTNNTTPGTPQNPGVTAPLFGGGPSIIFIRPNFLRTGGPVAENSERTAGSANGDGRVASDPQRSIDPSTSSSVGDTTATGETGGNGAQAEQSPYDRFRRIFQSFFQGVEYAREDEAEDRRASQPVGEYGSSDQPGTAEASHDTNGPFRLGNNFTRMFMRGGLNNNNETLFNSGVASQRNGDGSVSTYHLGANDVFHANDANSPNVPLQAATDSRGTRTNSGLENRDQPRSNDDEGHGVENNNQEHLQDRDSTEQ; encoded by the coding sequence ATGGATCGCAATACGGGGAATAACAGTCAACCGCCAGGTGACTCTACTGGCTCCAACGCCAGAAATGACGCTATTGGTGACTCGAACGGTAATCCAGATCAGAACGTGAATAGCACCACTCCTGCTCCCAATACGAATAATAATGGTGGGACTCAAGACATCACAGTATCGATACAGTATTCGTTCCCGCTGCCCTTCACTTTAGGGAATCCGCATACTCCCGCTAACGCTGGGGAAAATCCCAACTTGGCGCAGAACCCCACTGGCCCAGATCCTTCTACTGACGctgctactactgctgctgatgGTGCCTCTGCATCTCCCGCTTCTGCATCTATGGCACCTGATGGAACTGGTCCAGCAAATCAGGACAGCGCCCCCCAGATGAGAGCGCGGACAATACCTAATGCAGCGTTGATTCTCTCCTTTAGGGACGTACCGAATTCAACGCCGCGCTCTACACTGGAAAATATAATCACAATAGCCACAGAACTTACTATGAGACGATTTAATGACTTTGCGGGACACCCGAAGGGTATCTCGAGGGAACAATTTGAGGAATTGCCTGTCCTGAAACTGTGCGAGTTGACCGAAGAACAACTGGATACGGGATGTGCCATTTGTTTCGAGACGTACGTCGAAGAGCCGGATATCGAACCACTAGAGAAGATAAAAGAAGCGAGgtcagaggaggacgacaCTGTATCAGCTGGCATtaaggaaaagaaaagaagaatcGTAAGAGATTCGGAGACAACGATACCGACACCTGGAACAGGGGTGACAACAGGCGGGCATGCTGCGGCCTCAAGCGTAACCGCTACGCAACGGACACCAGTTGTGGATGGAGAACACCAAACGGTTCACCGTGATGACCAGAACACGTCGACGGAAGAAAATCCTCAAACATCTAATACGAACGGGCAAGAATCATTGTGGGGAGGTAACCCCAACAATCAAGAGTCATCACcagaggaagaacagcCAACATACCTACACTCTCCTACGAAACTACCCTGCGGGCATATTTTTGGTAGGGATTGCATATTCAAGTGGTCACACTTGGAAAATTCATGTCCGCTGTGTAGAAAGGCGATCGTTGTGATAGATCGGAATGATGCCAGCCAAAACAATCCACTGAATGAGGCAAATAGAGAACACTTGTTTGACCCGGCaattttccaaagattGGGAGATATGTTGTACAACCAAAACCAAACAAACGGTCCCGCTGCGCCTGGCGGTGACGCCAACGCTAACAATGAGACGACAGCAGAAAACGATGCAAACGGTGCGGGAACCAACACAAATAACACAACACCGGGGACGCCACAAAATCCAGGCGTCACGGCTCCGCTGTTTGGAGGAGGACCAAGCATTATATTTATCAGACCCAATTTCCTACGCACTGGTGGCCCCGTTGCTGAAAATTCGGAAAGAACGGCAGGATCAGCAAACGGTGACGGTAGAGTTGCTTCTGATCCCCAAAGAAGCATAGACCCGTCTACATCTTCGTCGGTTGGTGATACTACAGCCACTGGAGAAACAGGTGGGAATGGTGCACAAGCGGAGCAGAGTCCATATGATAGATTTAGAAGAATATTTCAATCATTCTTTCAAGGTGTAGAATACGCTCGCGAGGATGAGGCCGAGGACAGGAGAGCCTCACAACCTGTTGGAGAGTATGGTTCTAGTGACCAACCAGGTACTGCAGAGGCATCACATGACACCAACGGTCCTTTCAGATTAGGTAACAATTTTACTCGCATGTTTATGAGGGGTGGCCTGAACAATAACAACGAAACACTGTTCAACAGTGGTGTTGCAAGTCAAAGAAATGGTGACGGGTCTGTTTCTACATATCATCTTGGCGCTAACGATGTTTTCCATGCCAACGATGCCAATAGTCCCAACGTGCCTTTACAAGCAGCAACAGATTCAAGAGGAACCAGAACAAACTCTGGACTTGAGAACCGAGACCAACCTCGTTCAAACGATGACGAAGGACATGGCGTTGAAAACAATAACCAAGAACATCTTCAAGATCGAGATTCAACGGAGCAATAA
- the KNAG0G02410 gene encoding pepsin-like aspartic protease (similar to Saccharomyces cerevisiae MKC7 (YDR144C) and YPS1 (YLR120C); ancestral locus Anc_8.318), producing MLLAPSVLFPLVAVCAAAKDYVGMRFEKKFGDNYAGATKWQRPQMRLAKRNTGYEEITLTNQQSFFSVELDVGTPAQNVTVLVDTGSSDLWITGADNPYCLTYSGSGADSIPRRDRVDCSEYGTFSLEDSSTWSQNSSAPPFYITYGDTTFASGVWGQDHLHLQDVNVTGVSFAVANRTNSTVGVMGIGLPGLETTNSGSRPYTYANFPQVLKNSGATQSALYSLYLNDLEEERGSILFGAVDHSKYTGSMYTLPIINRLQSYGYTTPIQFDITLQGIGLSSSESNGDEVTITSTKMPALLDSGTTMTYLPSNIVSQIAQQLGASMSARFGQYVLPCSNVPENMHLVYDFGGFHINSNLTNYIVQASQTLCILGLFPRDSNTAILGDTFLTDAYVVYDLENLQIGLAQAKFGVSDSDAKIDIVTGSAGIPSAQRAPDYSSTWSTSVGTVTTGGNIFTLNPHETAVLISSVSGSGVVTQTVTRRTSTATSTSTQTTGTTGTTTVRRNDAIALSGNHGWIMAAAAFCCSFLY from the coding sequence aTGTTGCTTGCCCCGTCCGTTCTGTTCCCGCTGGTCGCGGTTTGTGCTGCAGCGAAGGATTATGTAGGGATGCGGTTCGAGAAAAAATTCGGCGACAATTACGCCGGCGCTACCAAGTGGCAGCGGCCGCAGATGAGGCTCGCTAAGAGGAACACTGGGTACGAGGAGATCACGCTCACGAACCAGCAgagcttcttctctgtCGAGCTGGACGTCGGGACGCCCGCACAGAACGTCACTGTGCTCGTGGATACTGGGTCCAGCGATCTTTGGATCACGGGTGCGGATAACCCGTACTGTTTGACGTATTCTGGGTCCGGTGCGGACAGTATCCCGAGGAGGGACAGAGTAGACTGCTCCGAGTACGGGACCTTCAGTTTGGAGGACTCGTCCACGTGGTCGCAGAACTCCTCGGCGCCGCCCTTCTACATCACGTACGGGGATACCACTTTCGCGAGCGGTGTTTGGGGCCAGGACCACTTGCATCTGCAGGACGTCAACGTCACGGGCGTCTCGTTCGCAGTGGCGAACCGCACTAATTCCACCGTCGGGGTCATGGGTATTGGGCTCCCCGGTCTGGAGACTACAAACAGCGGGTCTCGCCCCTACACTTACGCGAACTTCCCACAGGTGCTCAAGAACTCAGGGGCCACGCAGAGCGCACTGTACTCCCTGTACTTGAACGACCTAGAAGAGGAGCGTGGGAGTATCTTGTTCGGAGCAGTCGACCACTCGAAATACACGGGGAGTATGTACACTCTACCGATCATCAACAGACTGCAGTCGTACGGGTACACGACACCGATCCAGTTTGACATCACTCTGCAGGGGATCGGCCTCTCCAGCTCGGAATCCAACGGCGACGAGGTCACCATCACATCAACGAAAATGCCAGCATTGCTCGACTCGGGGACCACTATGACGTACTTGCCATCAAACATCGTCTCGCAGATCGCTCAACAATTGGGGGCCTCCATGTCCGCCAGGTTCGGACAGTACGTGCTGCCCTGTAGCAACGTCCCGGAAAACATGCATCTCGTCTACGACTTCGGCGGGTTCCACATCAACTCAAACCTGACAAACTACATCGTCCAAGCAAGCCAAACACTGTGCATCCTGGGGCTCTTCCCAAGGGACTCGAACACGGCCATCTTGGGGGACACATTTTTAACGGACGCGTACGTCGTCTACGACCTTGAAAACTTACAGATCGGACTCGCACAGGCCAAATTCGGCGTCTCGGACAGCGACGCAAAGATTGATATCGTCACTGGGTCTGCGGGCATCCCAAGCGCACAGAGAGCTCCAGATTACTCCAGTACATGGTCCACCTCCGTTGGGACAGTCACCACGGGCGGCAACATTTTCACATTGAACCCACACGAGACGGCCGTCCTTATCAGCAGTGTCAGTGGATCCGGGGTCGTCACGCAGACAGTCACGCGCCGCACATCCACCGCTACGAGCACGAGTACCCAGACCACGGGCACCACGGGCACCACTACGGTCAGACGGAATGATGCCATTGCGCTGAGCGGGAACCACGGCTGGATCATGGCTGCCGCTGCGTTCTGCTGTTCGTTCCTTTACTAA
- the KNAG0G02420 gene encoding putative amidotransferase (similar to Saccharomyces cerevisiae YLR126C; ancestral locus Anc_8.320): protein MANTMRKIVILHTDHPAEWTGPYGTFDELAIKLLQDTKPADSTHEYGYEVYDAYGGALPSLDYILSHEDYCGVLITGSRYDSFDTETRWIVELRKFVRRLLTATAAPPLVGICFGHQIAAHALGARVGRNPLGFEGGVSRVTLTALGRSLFHRESLDLSMLHTDAVFDTPQGTANWGASPLCAIQGLYTPGRLLTFQGHPEFPTELAQRGCEHKGHVTGAAAASSAGNDGFGAAADGIWALLEPPAERKISQ, encoded by the coding sequence ATGGCTAACACGATGAGGAAGATTGTGATTCTACACACTGACCATCCTGCAGAGTGGACGGGCCCCTACGGGACCTTCGATGAACTGGCAATAAAGCTTCTACAGGATACAAAACCCGCAGACAGTACGCACGAGTACGGCTACGAAGTGTACGACGCATACGGCGGGGCACTTCCCTCGCTAGACTACATACTTTCCCACGAGGATTACTGCGGCGTACTGATCACTGGATCCCGATACGATTCCTTCGACACGGAGACCCGGTGGATTGTCGAACTACGCAAGTTCGTACGCAGGTTACTCACCGCGACAGCCGCACCACCACTCGTCGGGATCTGTTTCGGACACCAGATCGCGGCACACGCCCTCGGCGCCCGCGTGGGGCGCAACCCACTCGGCTTCGAAGGCGGTGTCTCCCGCGTCACGCTCACTGCACTCGGCCGCTCGCTGTTCCACCGCGAGTCCCTGGACCTGTCGATGCTCCACACGGACGCGGTGTTCGACACACCACAGGGCACCGCCAACTGGGGGGCCTCCCCACTGTGCGCCATCCAGGGCCTGTACACGCCGGGGCGACTGCTCACGTTCCAGGGCCACCCAGAGTTCCCCACCGAACTCGCGCAACGAGGCTGCGAACACAAGGGCCACGTGACGGGGGCGGCGGCGGCGTCTTCCGCGGGAAACGACGGGTTCGGCGCCGCGGCGGACGGCATCTGGGCGTTGCTGGAACCGCCCGCTGAGCGCAAAATCTCGCAGTGA